The Fortiea contorta PCC 7126 genome has a segment encoding these proteins:
- a CDS encoding serine O-acetyltransferase, with product MEINNLTVDAKHNLTLKQAPPIGLWEQIKEDWIAHGRDWTKPGFRAVAVHRFGVWRMNIQPKLLRAPLSILYKMLFQKVRNHYSIELPYTVQLGRRVIIEHQGAIVIHGYSIIGDDSILRQGVTLGNRYLNQPFDAPKLGNGVNVGAGAKIFGNVTIGDKANIGANAVVLCDVPTGATAVGIPAKIIYPKSDKSALVPELRAIEESN from the coding sequence ATGGAAATAAATAACTTAACAGTAGATGCAAAACACAACTTGACTCTCAAACAAGCACCTCCCATAGGTCTGTGGGAGCAAATCAAAGAAGACTGGATTGCTCATGGGCGCGATTGGACTAAGCCAGGATTTAGAGCCGTAGCAGTTCATCGTTTTGGGGTTTGGCGCATGAATATTCAACCTAAACTCCTACGTGCTCCGCTGAGTATCCTCTACAAGATGCTGTTTCAAAAAGTGCGTAACCATTACAGCATTGAACTACCATACACCGTCCAACTTGGTCGCCGCGTCATTATTGAACATCAGGGAGCAATTGTTATTCACGGATACTCCATAATTGGCGATGATAGTATTCTGCGTCAAGGTGTTACCTTGGGCAACCGCTATCTGAACCAACCCTTTGATGCGCCCAAATTGGGTAACGGTGTCAATGTGGGTGCAGGAGCGAAAATTTTTGGCAATGTTACTATCGGTGACAAAGCAAATATTGGTGCAAATGCAGTGGTTCTGTGTGATGTACCCACAGGAGCAACTGCAGTCGGTATCCCAGCGAAAATTATTTACCCAAAGTCTGATAAAAGTGCTCTCGTTCCTGAATTGAGAGCAATAGAAGAGAGCAACTGA